A single window of Myxocyprinus asiaticus isolate MX2 ecotype Aquarium Trade chromosome 34, UBuf_Myxa_2, whole genome shotgun sequence DNA harbors:
- the LOC127425251 gene encoding transmembrane protein 42-like — protein sequence MIRLSYELIVMFPGVLYALLAGFLGAVASSSAKLSLGTDYLKGVCETGLRTWGEQRKFRPENETTACDSLHIPLRLLCGGLLFTCNAVMWTFLAKALRSSCSSTRTTVTTTASNFISSAFLGQLIFGETHMALWWVGISLTLSGLLVLHHTSPNLTQSHGSKRDD from the exons ATGATTAGGTTAAGTTATGAGCTGATCGTCATGTTTCCCGGGGTTTTGTACGCGCTGCTGGCGGGGTTTCTCGGTGCCGTCGCGTCCTCATCCGCCAAACTGTCACTCGGTACCGATTATCTGAAGGGCGTGTGTGAGACGGGACTGCGGACATGGGGCGAGCAGAGGAAATTCAGACCAGAGAACGAGACCACCGCCTGTGACTCG ttacACATCCCGCTCAGACTGCTGTGTGGTGGTCTGCTGTTCACCTGTAACGCTGTGATGTGGACGTTCCTGGCGAAAGCTCTCCGCAGCTCATGTTCATCCACCCGCACCACTGTGACCACCACTGCATCCAACTTCATCTCCTCT GCATTTCTGGGGCAGCTGATATTCGGTGAGACACACATGGCTCTGTGGTGGGTGggcatctctctcactctctctggtcTACTGGTGCTACATCACACGTCTCCCAATCTCACCCAATCACACGGCAGCAAGAGAGACGACTGA